The following are encoded in a window of Arthrobacter antioxidans genomic DNA:
- a CDS encoding Pls/PosA family non-ribosomal peptide synthetase encodes MASGRAPSPRTLLDILLATAAEHPSASALDDGTEDLSYTELVTATARFAATLRAAGVGRGDTVGVRLPSGTNELYIAILGVLSAGAAYVPVDADDPDERARVVFAEARVAVVVGHGLSVIPGPGGRRAISGDPTPDDDAWIIFTSGSTGTPKGVAVSHRSAAAFVDAEARLFLQHEPLGPADRVLAGLSVAFDASCEEMWLAWRHGACLVPAPRALVRTGVDLGPWLIARGITAVSTVPTLAALWPADSLENVRLLIFGGEACPPDLAQRLVVHDREVWNTYGPTEATVVACAARLGGEGPVRIGLPLDGWDLAVVDESGLPVPEGGTGELIIGGVGLARYLDPAKDAEKYAPMPSLGWRRAYRSGDLVQLHAAGLVFVGRADDQVKLGGRRIELGEVDAALQALPGIAGAAAAVRTTPSGNQLLVGYLVPADGDPDLTALRALLAEELPAALVPLLTVTDALPTKTSGKVDRNALPWPLAGVGDPGEPGSLEDLDPRVRWIADQWAAVLGTVPADEDADFFLHGGGSLAAARLVSLIRTRYPVITVADIYAHPRLGALASFAAETGDGVEQPPAAERAVRRTARRSQVFQTIMGIPLQFLAGMRWLTYAMIASNVLAGLGVLTSAATLSWWWVALSWLVFVSPFGRMALSVLAARLLLGGVEPGVYPRSGRVHLRLWLAEQISDSVGAVSLAGAPWVQFYARALGARIGPDVDLHSVPPVTGLLTLGAGASVEPEVDLSGWWIDGDRIHIGGITVGAGAVVGARSTLMPGARIGAGAEVAPGSAVQGAVRSGQLFAGSPATRAGRAKQDWPDAPPAHSRLRTRLTFAAFAAASGALALIPYAAAVVAALPVVAALRGAASLSSAWPSLVGPVALAAVIWLITTAALVLATVRILGIGLREGHYPARSRIGWQIWATERTLDMARDLLFPLYASLFTPVWLRLLGARVGRNVEASTVLLIPKMTTIGEGAFLADDTMVASYELGGGYLRIAPAKIGRRAFLGNSGMTSAGRRVPKNSLVAVLSATPAKAKAGSSWLGSPPSRLRRLAVTGDQSRTFQPPGRLKAARAFWELCRVVPVILTVTIAAAALVAFDALALWGGYLVAALLSGVVFTVLGAVAAASAVVAKWLLVGRITAGEHPLWSSFIWRNEVVDTFIESVSAPWFARAASGTPSLVWWLRALGSKIGHGVWCESYWLPEADLVTLGTGSTVNRGCVVQTHLFHDRIMSMDTVELAAGATLGPHSVILPAARIDQGGTVGPASLVMRGETVPAGTYWMGNPVSSWSGPGDGA; translated from the coding sequence ATGGCGTCCGGGCGGGCGCCATCACCCCGCACCCTTCTCGACATCCTGCTGGCCACGGCCGCGGAACACCCCAGCGCCTCGGCGCTCGACGACGGCACCGAGGACCTCAGCTACACGGAGCTGGTGACGGCCACCGCCCGGTTCGCCGCCACCCTGCGCGCCGCCGGTGTGGGTCGCGGCGACACCGTCGGAGTACGCCTCCCCTCGGGCACCAACGAGCTGTACATCGCGATCCTCGGAGTGCTCTCGGCAGGTGCCGCCTATGTGCCGGTCGATGCCGACGACCCCGACGAGCGCGCCCGCGTCGTGTTCGCGGAAGCGCGTGTCGCCGTCGTCGTCGGGCACGGCCTGTCGGTGATCCCCGGCCCGGGCGGACGCCGGGCGATCTCCGGAGACCCCACACCGGACGACGACGCCTGGATCATCTTCACCTCCGGTTCCACGGGCACGCCGAAGGGCGTCGCCGTCTCGCACCGGTCGGCAGCCGCGTTCGTCGATGCGGAGGCACGCCTGTTCCTGCAGCACGAGCCCCTCGGGCCCGCCGACCGCGTCCTGGCCGGCCTCTCCGTCGCGTTCGACGCCTCCTGCGAGGAGATGTGGCTGGCCTGGAGGCACGGCGCATGCCTCGTGCCGGCACCGCGCGCCCTCGTGCGCACGGGCGTGGACCTCGGTCCCTGGTTGATCGCCCGCGGGATCACCGCCGTGTCCACCGTGCCCACGCTGGCGGCGCTGTGGCCCGCCGACTCCCTCGAGAACGTCCGCCTCCTCATCTTCGGTGGGGAAGCATGCCCTCCGGACCTCGCGCAGCGCCTGGTCGTCCACGACCGCGAGGTCTGGAACACCTACGGCCCCACCGAGGCGACCGTCGTCGCCTGCGCCGCACGCCTCGGCGGCGAGGGCCCGGTGCGTATCGGCCTGCCCCTGGACGGCTGGGACCTCGCCGTCGTCGACGAGTCCGGCCTGCCCGTGCCGGAGGGCGGCACCGGCGAGCTCATCATCGGGGGAGTCGGGCTGGCCCGCTACCTGGACCCGGCCAAGGACGCCGAGAAGTACGCACCGATGCCCTCGCTCGGATGGCGGCGCGCCTACCGTTCGGGCGACCTCGTGCAGCTGCACGCGGCCGGACTGGTCTTCGTCGGCAGGGCTGACGACCAGGTGAAGCTCGGCGGCCGCCGCATCGAACTCGGTGAGGTGGATGCGGCACTCCAGGCGCTGCCCGGGATCGCCGGCGCCGCCGCCGCCGTCAGGACGACGCCGTCGGGCAACCAGCTCCTCGTCGGCTACCTCGTCCCGGCCGACGGCGACCCCGACCTCACGGCCCTGCGCGCACTGCTCGCCGAGGAGTTACCCGCGGCGCTCGTCCCCCTGCTCACCGTCACCGACGCCCTGCCCACGAAGACCAGCGGCAAGGTGGACCGGAACGCCCTGCCCTGGCCGCTCGCCGGCGTCGGCGATCCGGGCGAGCCCGGCAGCCTGGAGGACCTCGACCCGCGCGTCCGGTGGATCGCGGACCAGTGGGCCGCCGTCCTCGGCACCGTCCCGGCCGACGAGGACGCCGATTTCTTCCTGCACGGCGGCGGGTCCCTCGCGGCCGCCCGGCTCGTGTCGCTGATCCGCACCCGCTACCCGGTCATCACGGTCGCCGACATCTACGCCCATCCGCGGCTCGGCGCACTCGCGTCCTTCGCCGCGGAGACGGGCGACGGGGTAGAGCAACCACCCGCCGCCGAACGTGCCGTCCGGCGCACCGCACGCAGGTCACAGGTCTTCCAGACCATCATGGGCATCCCGCTGCAGTTCCTCGCCGGCATGCGCTGGCTTACCTACGCGATGATCGCGAGCAACGTCCTCGCCGGGCTCGGAGTCCTGACGTCCGCGGCGACCCTGTCCTGGTGGTGGGTGGCGCTGTCCTGGCTCGTGTTCGTCAGCCCGTTCGGGCGGATGGCCCTGTCCGTCCTCGCGGCCCGCCTCCTGCTGGGCGGCGTGGAGCCCGGCGTCTATCCGCGGTCCGGCAGGGTGCACCTGAGGCTCTGGCTCGCCGAACAGATCTCGGACAGCGTCGGGGCGGTCAGCCTCGCGGGTGCACCCTGGGTGCAGTTCTACGCGCGGGCACTGGGCGCGCGGATCGGGCCCGACGTCGACCTCCACTCCGTCCCGCCCGTCACGGGCCTGCTCACCCTCGGAGCCGGCGCGTCCGTGGAACCGGAGGTGGACCTCTCGGGCTGGTGGATCGACGGCGACCGCATCCATATCGGTGGGATCACCGTGGGCGCTGGAGCCGTGGTCGGGGCACGCAGCACGCTGATGCCGGGGGCGAGGATCGGCGCCGGCGCCGAGGTGGCCCCGGGCTCGGCGGTCCAGGGAGCTGTCCGGTCCGGACAGCTCTTCGCGGGTTCGCCCGCCACCCGGGCGGGCAGGGCGAAGCAGGACTGGCCCGACGCCCCGCCGGCCCACTCGCGCCTGCGCACCCGACTGACCTTCGCGGCGTTCGCCGCGGCCTCGGGCGCGCTCGCACTCATCCCGTACGCCGCCGCCGTCGTCGCCGCGCTGCCCGTCGTGGCCGCGCTGCGCGGAGCCGCGTCCCTGTCCTCGGCGTGGCCGTCCCTCGTGGGGCCGGTGGCACTCGCCGCCGTCATCTGGCTCATCACCACCGCAGCCCTGGTGCTCGCCACGGTCCGGATCCTGGGCATCGGCCTGCGGGAGGGCCATTACCCAGCGCGCAGCCGCATCGGCTGGCAGATCTGGGCCACGGAACGCACGCTCGACATGGCGCGGGACCTGCTCTTCCCGCTCTACGCGAGCCTGTTCACGCCCGTCTGGCTGCGGCTCCTCGGGGCGCGGGTGGGCCGGAACGTCGAGGCGTCCACCGTGCTCCTCATCCCGAAGATGACCACGATCGGCGAAGGTGCCTTCCTCGCGGACGACACCATGGTGGCCTCCTACGAGCTCGGCGGCGGGTACCTGCGCATCGCGCCCGCGAAGATCGGCCGGCGCGCCTTCCTCGGCAACTCGGGCATGACGTCGGCGGGTCGGCGCGTACCGAAGAACTCGCTCGTCGCGGTGCTGTCGGCCACGCCGGCGAAGGCCAAGGCCGGCAGCTCCTGGCTGGGCAGTCCGCCCTCCCGCCTGCGCCGGCTCGCCGTGACGGGGGACCAGAGCCGCACGTTCCAGCCCCCCGGGCGCCTGAAGGCGGCGCGCGCGTTCTGGGAACTGTGCCGCGTGGTGCCGGTCATCCTCACCGTCACGATCGCCGCCGCGGCCCTCGTGGCCTTCGATGCGCTCGCCCTGTGGGGCGGCTACCTCGTGGCGGCCCTGCTGAGCGGCGTCGTGTTCACGGTGCTGGGCGCCGTGGCGGCCGCGAGCGCCGTCGTCGCGAAGTGGCTGCTGGTCGGGCGGATCACGGCGGGCGAGCATCCGCTGTGGAGCTCCTTCATCTGGCGCAACGAGGTGGTGGACACGTTCATCGAGAGCGTCAGCGCTCCGTGGTTCGCCCGTGCCGCCAGTGGGACGCCGTCGCTGGTCTGGTGGCTGCGGGCCCTGGGGTCGAAGATCGGGCACGGTGTCTGGTGCGAGAGCTACTGGCTGCCCGAAGCGGACCTGGTGACCCTTGGTACCGGGTCCACTGTCAATCGCGGATGCGTCGTGCAGACCCATCTCTTCCATGACAGGATCATGAGCATGGACACCGTCGAGCTCGCCGCAGGCGCAACCCTCGGTCCGCACAGCGTGATCCTGCCCGCCGCCCGGATCGACCAGGGTGGCACCGTGGGGCCGGCGTCGCTGGTGATGCGCGGCGAGACCGTCCCTGCAGGGACCTACTGGATGGGGAACCCGGTCAGCTCCTGGTCTGGCCCGGGGGACGGTGCGTGA
- a CDS encoding thymidylate synthase, with amino-acid sequence MANGAAKSDRTGTGTRSVFGRQLRFDLSESFPLVTTKRVHFKSVALELLWFLRGDSNVRWLQERGVSIWNEWADEAGELGPVYGVQWRSWPTPDGGHIDQIAEVVEALKTNPDSRRHLVSAWNVSELHTMALPPCHVFFQFYVSPGVDGGPGRLSCQLYQRSADTFLGVPFNIASYALLTLMVAQQTGLEPGEFIWTGGDVHVYDNHVEQVAEQLSREPYPYPRIELNRKPDTIFDYALEDFDVIDYQHHPTIKAPVAV; translated from the coding sequence ATGGCGAACGGCGCGGCCAAGAGCGACAGGACGGGTACCGGTACCCGGAGCGTGTTCGGCCGGCAGCTGCGCTTCGATCTCAGCGAGTCCTTCCCGCTCGTCACCACCAAACGTGTGCACTTCAAGTCCGTGGCGCTGGAGCTGCTCTGGTTCCTCCGCGGCGATTCCAACGTGCGCTGGCTACAGGAGCGCGGCGTGTCCATCTGGAACGAGTGGGCGGACGAGGCCGGCGAGCTCGGCCCCGTCTACGGCGTCCAGTGGCGGTCATGGCCCACGCCCGACGGCGGCCATATCGACCAGATCGCCGAGGTGGTCGAGGCGCTGAAGACGAACCCGGACTCCCGCCGCCACCTGGTCTCGGCCTGGAACGTCTCCGAGCTGCACACCATGGCGCTGCCGCCCTGCCACGTGTTCTTCCAGTTCTACGTGAGCCCCGGCGTGGACGGCGGTCCCGGCCGGCTCTCCTGCCAGCTGTACCAGCGGTCCGCGGACACCTTCCTCGGGGTCCCGTTCAACATCGCCTCCTACGCCCTGCTGACCCTGATGGTCGCCCAGCAGACCGGCCTCGAGCCCGGCGAGTTCATCTGGACCGGCGGTGACGTCCACGTGTACGACAACCACGTGGAGCAGGTCGCCGAGCAGCTGTCCCGGGAGCCCTACCCGTACCCGCGGATCGAGCTGAACCGGAAGCCGGACACCATCTTCGACTACGCCCTGGAGGACTTCGACGTGATCGACTACCAGCACCACCCCACCATCAAGGCCCCGGTGGCCGTATGA
- a CDS encoding dihydrofolate reductase yields the protein MSTAPSPHTLSVPDAVGSRPVIGMIWAQTEDGVIGKDGGIPWHVPEDLAHFKATTTGHPVIMGRRTWESFPSTFRPLPDRTNIVVSGSGVDLPGAVVVDSLDAAFEAAQASPGAEQIWVIGGGRVYAEAMERANAALVTVVESGAEGDTLAPLLGTDWALTALSPEAGWLESVKGTRYRISLWTKAAHEAAAPSDAA from the coding sequence ATGAGCACGGCCCCCTCCCCCCACACCCTGAGCGTGCCGGACGCCGTCGGGTCCCGTCCCGTGATCGGCATGATCTGGGCGCAGACCGAGGACGGCGTGATCGGCAAGGACGGCGGCATCCCCTGGCATGTGCCGGAGGACCTGGCGCACTTCAAGGCCACGACGACGGGCCACCCCGTGATCATGGGCCGGCGGACGTGGGAATCCTTCCCCTCGACGTTCCGTCCCCTGCCGGACCGCACGAACATCGTCGTCTCAGGATCCGGCGTGGACCTGCCCGGCGCCGTCGTCGTCGATTCGCTCGACGCCGCCTTCGAGGCCGCCCAAGCAAGTCCCGGTGCCGAGCAGATCTGGGTCATCGGCGGTGGGCGCGTGTACGCCGAAGCCATGGAGCGCGCCAACGCCGCCCTCGTCACCGTCGTCGAATCAGGGGCGGAGGGCGACACCCTCGCTCCCCTGCTGGGGACGGACTGGGCCTTGACGGCCCTGTCCCCCGAGGCAGGCTGGCTGGAGTCCGTGAAAGGTACCCGCTACCGCATCAGCCTCTGGACGAAGGCTGCGCACGAGGCCGCAGCGCCGTCGGACGCAGCCTGA
- a CDS encoding TMEM175 family protein, with amino-acid sequence MLTRGESTDRTVFFSDAVFAIAMTLLVLDLDIPDDLPSDRVGAALVQQLPHFFAFALSFAVIGSAWLNHHRKFSVIVRYDLRLQVLNLVLLFFVALLPLPTSVLSEYGGTSSPWPVVAYAIVVAGLYSMLNLVWAHAWREGLLARAVDRDLYRYVVRALLPVPLVFAVSIPVAFLMPAVAMYLWLLIIPVGVVVRRMLLPRASRPGESRGSSR; translated from the coding sequence GTGCTCACTAGGGGTGAGTCGACCGACAGGACCGTCTTCTTCAGCGATGCCGTGTTCGCCATCGCCATGACGCTCCTCGTCCTCGATCTCGACATTCCCGACGACCTGCCCTCGGACCGCGTCGGTGCGGCCCTGGTGCAGCAGCTGCCGCACTTCTTCGCCTTCGCCCTCAGTTTCGCCGTCATCGGCAGCGCCTGGCTGAACCACCACCGGAAGTTCAGCGTCATCGTCCGCTACGACCTTCGGCTGCAGGTCCTGAACCTGGTGCTGCTCTTCTTCGTCGCGCTGCTCCCCCTGCCCACCAGCGTACTCAGCGAGTACGGCGGGACGTCCTCGCCCTGGCCTGTGGTGGCCTATGCCATCGTGGTCGCGGGCCTCTACTCCATGCTGAACCTCGTCTGGGCTCACGCGTGGCGCGAAGGCCTCCTCGCCCGTGCCGTGGACCGCGATCTCTACCGCTACGTGGTGCGGGCGCTGCTCCCCGTACCACTCGTGTTCGCCGTGAGCATCCCGGTGGCGTTCCTGATGCCCGCGGTGGCGATGTACCTCTGGCTGCTGATCATCCCGGTGGGTGTCGTCGTCCGACGGATGCTCCTCCCACGAGCCTCCCGGCCGGGGGAGTCTCGCGGCAGCTCGAGGTGA
- the asd gene encoding aspartate-semialdehyde dehydrogenase, protein MTSAPESSALPSVGFVGWRGMVGSVLMQRLQDEGDFARINPVFFSTSAAGGAAPQFAEGTGVLQDAYDVETLAKLPIIVTAQGGDYTAEVYPKLRDAGWQGLWLDAASTLRMEQDSIIVLDPVNRDAIDVGLARGVRDFIGGNCTVSCMLMGLGGLFRNGLVEWGTSMTYQAASGGGARHMRELLNQFGALHGSVAVNLDDPASAILDIDRAILAKQRHPSLEASHFGVPLAGSVIPWIDSDLGNGVSREEWKAGAETNKILGTATRIPFDGLCVRVGAMRSHSQALTLKLTQDLPVSEIESIIAADNEWVRVIPNTKADTIAGLTPVAATGSLEVPVGRIRKLEMGPEYISAFTVGDQLLWGAAEPLRRMLMIATGNL, encoded by the coding sequence ATGACTTCAGCACCCGAGAGCTCTGCCCTGCCCTCCGTCGGTTTCGTGGGCTGGCGTGGCATGGTGGGCTCCGTCCTCATGCAGCGTCTCCAGGACGAGGGCGACTTCGCCAGGATCAACCCCGTGTTCTTCTCGACCTCGGCCGCCGGGGGTGCCGCGCCGCAGTTCGCGGAGGGCACCGGTGTGCTGCAGGACGCGTACGACGTCGAGACGCTCGCCAAGCTGCCGATCATCGTCACCGCCCAGGGCGGTGACTACACGGCCGAGGTCTACCCCAAGCTGCGCGACGCCGGGTGGCAGGGGCTGTGGCTGGATGCCGCCTCCACGCTGCGCATGGAGCAGGACAGCATCATCGTGCTCGACCCGGTCAACCGCGACGCCATCGACGTCGGACTCGCGCGCGGCGTCCGCGATTTCATCGGCGGCAACTGCACGGTCTCCTGCATGCTCATGGGGCTGGGCGGGCTCTTCCGCAACGGTCTCGTGGAGTGGGGCACGTCGATGACCTATCAGGCGGCTTCGGGCGGCGGTGCCCGCCACATGCGGGAGCTGCTCAACCAGTTCGGGGCGCTCCACGGCAGCGTGGCCGTCAATCTCGACGACCCCGCCTCCGCGATCCTGGACATCGACCGTGCGATCCTCGCCAAGCAGCGGCACCCGAGCCTCGAAGCGAGCCATTTCGGTGTGCCGTTGGCCGGGTCCGTCATCCCCTGGATCGACAGCGACCTCGGCAACGGTGTGTCCCGGGAGGAATGGAAGGCCGGGGCGGAGACCAACAAGATCCTCGGCACCGCGACGCGCATCCCGTTCGACGGCCTCTGCGTCCGGGTGGGTGCCATGCGCTCGCACTCGCAGGCGCTGACCCTGAAGCTGACACAGGACCTGCCGGTCAGCGAGATCGAGTCGATCATCGCAGCGGACAACGAGTGGGTACGCGTCATCCCGAACACAAAGGCCGACACGATCGCCGGTCTGACGCCCGTCGCGGCGACCGGCTCGCTGGAGGTCCCCGTCGGCCGGATCCGAAAGCTCGAGATGGGCCCGGAGTACATCAGCGCGTTCACGGTGGGCGACCAGCTGCTGTGGGGAGCGGCCGAGCCACTCCGCCGGATGCTGATGATCGCCACCGGCAACCTCTGA
- a CDS encoding HNH endonuclease signature motif containing protein: protein MAIAPLENPGETDVSLGIVYAALVQVADSLTGQGRMLSRSEAVRTLVDVEDISRVVDFLQVFAAGMAEERGLGSGERPHAVGSLQTRAEQSLDRLGTAGAAGVRAPGERVADDAGGNRFRTCADYLRSRLGISRAEAKRRLDLAHSVLPGVAPSGALVEPQSAAVSAAFASGTLSGRAATVICSAVDRARCLAAPEQLASMEHHLTRQALESDEDVLRVVARRWETVLDQDGQEPTEKVLRSRQGVFLRGRRNGLRMLEIGATDEQFEHLVTAMNTATNPRTPSSDRTPDDPQCLGGTEAMADGGGDGDGDGDGDGSVAANRMEGPTRAQSLLDGLVGACRIALSTSLLPATGGHRPQVMVTIDYRDLLGDVRETTCSRETSSHDSRRGDTSGHAFLAGPRGGSGTGRAVFVEQLSAGTIRRIACDADLIPLVLGGDGQILDMGRAGRLFPPHMRRALVARDRGCAFPDCTVPATWCEAHHMTPWSRGGTTSIDNGVLLCAHHHHTIHDGLWTVASHNGIPWFTPPPQFGRHGTTARRNRYWHAQPGVEYGAIDTVPSGE from the coding sequence ATGGCTATCGCACCGCTCGAGAATCCCGGGGAAACGGACGTCTCTCTTGGGATCGTGTACGCCGCGCTGGTGCAGGTTGCTGATTCGTTGACGGGCCAGGGCCGGATGCTGTCACGGAGCGAGGCGGTGCGGACGCTGGTCGATGTCGAGGACATCTCGCGGGTGGTCGATTTCCTCCAGGTTTTCGCCGCAGGCATGGCGGAGGAGAGGGGGCTGGGTTCGGGCGAGAGACCTCACGCGGTCGGCTCGCTCCAGACACGAGCCGAACAGTCACTCGACAGGCTGGGAACAGCCGGTGCAGCTGGGGTGAGGGCTCCCGGTGAGAGGGTGGCCGATGATGCGGGCGGGAACCGATTCCGGACCTGTGCGGACTACTTGCGGTCCAGATTGGGCATCAGCCGTGCCGAGGCGAAGCGCAGGCTGGATCTGGCCCACAGCGTATTGCCCGGTGTCGCGCCCTCGGGCGCACTCGTCGAGCCGCAGTCGGCAGCTGTGAGCGCCGCGTTCGCCTCCGGGACGTTGAGCGGGCGGGCAGCGACGGTCATCTGTTCCGCAGTTGATCGCGCCCGCTGCCTTGCTGCCCCCGAGCAGCTGGCATCGATGGAGCATCATCTCACCAGGCAGGCTCTGGAGTCCGACGAGGATGTTCTCCGCGTCGTCGCGCGTCGCTGGGAGACCGTCCTGGACCAGGACGGTCAGGAACCTACCGAGAAGGTACTGCGGAGTCGTCAGGGCGTGTTTCTCCGGGGCCGGCGCAACGGGCTACGCATGCTCGAGATCGGGGCCACCGACGAACAGTTCGAGCATCTGGTCACGGCCATGAACACCGCCACGAACCCCCGGACTCCCAGCTCTGACCGCACCCCGGACGATCCTCAGTGCCTCGGCGGCACTGAAGCCATGGCGGACGGTGGTGGTGATGGTGATGGTGATGGTGATGGTGATGGATCCGTGGCGGCGAACCGGATGGAAGGCCCTACGCGGGCGCAAAGCCTTCTCGACGGACTGGTGGGTGCGTGCCGTATCGCCCTGTCCACCTCCCTCCTGCCGGCAACCGGTGGCCACAGGCCCCAGGTCATGGTCACCATCGACTACCGCGACCTCCTCGGCGACGTCCGTGAGACCACCTGCAGCCGCGAAACCAGCAGTCATGACAGCAGAAGGGGGGATACCTCGGGTCATGCCTTCCTCGCCGGCCCGAGGGGTGGAAGCGGGACAGGGCGTGCCGTGTTCGTCGAGCAACTCAGTGCAGGCACCATCCGGCGGATCGCCTGCGACGCCGACCTGATCCCCCTCGTGCTCGGGGGCGACGGGCAGATTCTCGACATGGGCCGTGCGGGTAGGCTCTTCCCGCCGCACATGCGTCGCGCTTTGGTCGCCCGGGACCGGGGCTGCGCGTTCCCCGACTGCACTGTTCCAGCCACTTGGTGCGAGGCCCACCACATGACGCCCTGGTCCCGCGGGGGTACCACCAGCATCGACAACGGGGTCCTGCTGTGTGCGCACCACCACCACACCATCCATGACGGCCTCTGGACGGTCGCGTCGCACAACGGCATCCCCTGGTTCACGCCACCGCCACAATTCGGTCGACACGGAACCACCGCTCGACGCAACAGGTACTGGCATGCCCAGCCCGGGGTGGAGTACGGCGCCATCGACACGGTCCCGTCGGGAGAGTAG
- a CDS encoding UDP-N-acetylmuramate dehydrogenase, with amino-acid sequence MTVPLTDTLLADLTTTRVGGPARTLVEATTEQEIVEAVRAADAGGDPLLIISGGSNLLIGDAGFAGTVVRVTSSGFTVNDDDATCGGVMVKVQAGHDWDDLVKYTVLHAFTGLEALSGIPGSTGATPVQNVGAYGSDVSHTIATVRTFDRETDSIKSFTNFELQFGYRDSLLKRSTVDGSPRYVVLTVEFQLGLGRMSTPIRYAELARALGVEVGARAYANDVRREVLRLRAGKGMVLDAPDPDTWSTGSFFTNPIVPQDVADRLPADAPRYPSGEDGCVKLSAAWLIEHAGFSKGFGLADDDGFVAAGGRASLSTKHTLALTNRGGASASDLLSVARLVRDGVERAFGIRLEPEPLLINCAL; translated from the coding sequence ATGACCGTGCCCCTGACCGACACGCTGCTGGCCGACCTCACGACGACACGTGTCGGAGGGCCCGCGCGCACCCTCGTGGAGGCCACGACCGAACAGGAGATCGTGGAGGCCGTCCGGGCCGCCGACGCCGGAGGGGACCCGCTGCTCATCATCAGCGGCGGGTCGAACCTGCTGATCGGCGACGCCGGCTTCGCCGGCACCGTCGTCCGTGTCACCTCGAGCGGTTTCACCGTCAACGACGACGACGCCACGTGCGGCGGCGTCATGGTGAAGGTGCAGGCCGGGCACGACTGGGACGACCTCGTGAAGTACACCGTCCTGCACGCGTTCACAGGTCTCGAGGCACTCTCCGGCATTCCCGGCTCCACGGGTGCGACGCCCGTCCAGAATGTCGGAGCCTACGGCTCGGACGTGTCCCACACCATCGCCACGGTGCGGACGTTCGACCGCGAGACGGACAGCATCAAGAGCTTCACCAATTTCGAGCTGCAGTTCGGCTACCGGGACTCCCTGCTCAAGCGCAGCACCGTCGACGGATCGCCGCGCTATGTGGTGCTGACGGTCGAGTTCCAGCTCGGCCTCGGACGCATGAGCACCCCCATCCGGTACGCGGAGCTGGCCCGTGCACTCGGCGTCGAGGTCGGCGCGCGTGCCTATGCCAACGACGTACGCCGTGAGGTGCTCAGGCTGCGAGCGGGCAAAGGCATGGTGCTGGACGCGCCGGACCCGGACACCTGGAGCACGGGATCGTTCTTCACCAACCCGATCGTCCCGCAGGACGTCGCGGATCGGCTGCCGGCCGACGCCCCCCGGTATCCGTCCGGTGAGGACGGCTGCGTGAAGCTCAGTGCGGCCTGGCTCATCGAGCACGCGGGGTTCTCCAAGGGGTTCGGCCTTGCGGACGACGACGGGTTCGTTGCGGCCGGCGGTCGGGCCTCGCTGTCGACGAAGCACACGCTCGCGCTGACCAACCGGGGCGGAGCCTCGGCGTCGGACCTGCTGTCCGTCGCCCGTCTCGTGCGGGACGGCGTGGAGCGCGCCTTCGGGATCCGGCTGGAGCCCGAGCCGTTGCTCATCAACTGCGCCCTGTAA
- a CDS encoding MaoC family dehydratase, whose protein sequence is MAVSISTLEVGRQIGSTTIDITRQDLVRYAGASGDLNPIHWNQAFAEGVGLPGVIAHGMFTMGAVVQLVTDWAGDPAAVIDYQTRFTKPVVVEDTTARPGEPGAVVEVTGVVGAIDTERSTARIDLTVTFAGQKVLVKAQAVVRLP, encoded by the coding sequence ATGGCAGTCTCCATCAGCACGCTCGAGGTGGGCCGGCAGATCGGCTCCACCACCATCGACATCACCCGCCAGGACCTCGTCCGGTACGCAGGAGCCTCGGGCGACCTCAACCCGATCCACTGGAACCAGGCCTTCGCCGAGGGCGTCGGACTCCCCGGCGTGATCGCCCACGGCATGTTCACCATGGGTGCCGTCGTCCAGCTGGTCACCGACTGGGCCGGCGACCCCGCCGCCGTCATCGACTACCAGACGCGCTTCACCAAGCCCGTCGTCGTCGAGGACACGACGGCGCGGCCCGGGGAGCCCGGAGCCGTGGTGGAAGTGACGGGCGTCGTCGGCGCGATCGACACCGAGCGGTCGACGGCGAGGATCGACCTCACCGTGACGTTCGCCGGGCAGAAGGTGCTCGTGAAGGCGCAGGCCGTGGTGAGACTGCCATGA
- a CDS encoding MaoC family dehydratase N-terminal domain-containing protein, which produces MTIDPDLQGRSYPAGETYSVGREAIRDFARAVKATHPAHYDVEAAAALGHRDLVAPPTFAIIVAQRADAQLIADPSAGIDFTRVVHADQRFIHHRPILAGDQLVAELHVDQVRAMGGGAMITTRAEISTVDGEPTATTTSSLLVRGEDQ; this is translated from the coding sequence ATGACCATCGACCCAGACCTGCAGGGGCGCAGCTACCCCGCAGGAGAGACCTACTCCGTGGGCCGTGAGGCGATCCGCGACTTCGCCCGGGCCGTCAAGGCGACGCACCCGGCGCACTACGACGTCGAGGCCGCGGCAGCGCTCGGGCACCGGGACCTCGTGGCCCCGCCCACATTCGCGATCATCGTCGCCCAGCGTGCCGACGCGCAGCTCATCGCAGACCCGAGCGCGGGGATCGACTTCACCCGTGTGGTCCACGCCGACCAGCGCTTCATCCACCACCGCCCCATCCTCGCCGGCGACCAGCTGGTCGCCGAACTCCACGTCGACCAGGTGCGAGCCATGGGCGGTGGCGCGATGATCACCACGCGAGCGGAGATCTCGACCGTCGACGGCGAGCCGACGGCCACCACGACGTCCTCGCTCCTCGTCCGAGGGGAGGACCAGTAG